The genomic segment CCATTTCCGCACCTCCCAAAAAGGTCGAAAGTACAGCAACGACCAAGAATAACAGCTTGGCTTTCATAATTTTCTTGAAAGCTCCTTTGAAAGACTTATATAGCCTGCGTGCGACCAGAGCAAAGGACAGGCGATATTTCCCCACCTTTCAACCCATGGTCTGTACATTTCTTCATCCAGAAGATGCTCCGGGACTTGTTCAGGCAATTCCCCGTTTTGGTTTGCATTGCTTTCAATCCAGCTCATGACCGCCCTCGCTTTTTCGATTTGGCCCGTGCCCGCATACCACTGGGCAAGGTAGGCCGATAGAAGAATCCAGCTCCCTCCTCCGTAGTATGTATCTTGAATATACCGTTTTGCGCCCCCATCAAACACAAGTGTTCGCTCGATCTCCTCAACAGTGTTGATTACTAAAGGATTTTCGTTATCGAATAGGCCGAAAGGGGCGGATGCCCAACAGAGGCTGCTATCTACTCCAAAATTTGAAGTTGATTTCACGAACCTCCCATTTGCGGTGAGCCATCTGAGAATGAAATCAACTACCTCCCTCCAGACTGTTTTTATTCCCAACACAGTTTCTGAAGCTTTCAAGCCGGCAGCTATTGAAAGGAGCGTGGATGTATGAATGGCTTCTTCCGATTCTTCCCAGACATCGAAACAGGGAATCTTCCACACCTTCTCTAAATAGTGCGTTATGAGTTCAATAGAATCGCGGTGTTCTTCGATGAACTCTCTATCGGGACACCTTGCCAGCGCCCACAAAAAAGTGCCGTATCCGTCGCTCTGTGCGTTAGGCCACTCGTCAAGGGTGAGCCTCCCGTCGAGAAGATAACGCGTAGGCAGCA from the Mesotoga infera genome contains:
- a CDS encoding glycoside hydrolase family 15 protein — protein: MILVLKNVRRTRMNLLEQSINTIKKYQTTCGSYIASPSFSQYLYCWFRDGSFIADAMNLVGENKSAKSFFDWGMRVISSQEERISKIVDRREEITQEELLPTRYLLDGRLTLDEWPNAQSDGYGTFLWALARCPDREFIEEHRDSIELITHYLEKVWKIPCFDVWEESEEAIHTSTLLSIAAGLKASETVLGIKTVWREVVDFILRWLTANGRFVKSTSNFGVDSSLCWASAPFGLFDNENPLVINTVEEIERTLVFDGGAKRYIQDTYYGGGSWILLSAYLAQWYAGTGQIEKARAVMSWIESNANQNGELPEQVPEHLLDEEMYRPWVERWGNIACPLLWSHAGYISLSKELSRKL